The following proteins come from a genomic window of Synechococcus sp. BIOS-E4-1:
- a CDS encoding glycosyltransferase family 1 protein, with protein MKIAFFTETFLPKVDGIVTRLTKTVKHLVDAGDEVMVFCPEGCPEDYMGARLIGVPAMPLPLYPELKLALPRPAVSEAIDNFQPDLIHVVNPAVLGLGGIWLAKTKSIPLVASYHTHLPKYLEHYGMGMLEPLLWELLKAAHNQALLNLCTSTAMVQELSDKGIQHTDLWQRGVDTELFSPELRSNAMRQRLTGDQDDRGALLLYVGRLSAEKQIERIKPVLEALPDARLALVGDGPHRQQLEKHFEGTATTFVGYLAGEELASAYASGDAFLFPSSTETLGLVLLEAMAAGCPVVGANRGGIPDIITDGVNGCLYEPDGNDGGAASLITATRRLLGNDIERQSLRRAARDEAERWGWAGATEQLRGYYRKVLQKQQISAAA; from the coding sequence TTGAAAATCGCCTTCTTCACCGAAACCTTCCTGCCCAAGGTCGACGGCATCGTGACCCGCCTCACCAAAACGGTGAAGCACCTGGTGGACGCCGGCGATGAGGTGATGGTGTTCTGCCCGGAAGGCTGTCCAGAGGACTACATGGGTGCCCGCCTGATCGGTGTGCCCGCGATGCCTCTGCCGCTCTATCCGGAGCTGAAGCTGGCTCTGCCGCGGCCGGCTGTCTCCGAAGCGATCGACAATTTCCAGCCTGACCTCATCCACGTTGTCAATCCAGCGGTGCTGGGGCTCGGGGGAATCTGGCTGGCCAAGACCAAATCCATCCCGCTGGTTGCCAGTTATCACACCCATCTGCCCAAGTACCTCGAGCACTACGGCATGGGCATGCTCGAACCACTGCTGTGGGAACTCCTGAAAGCCGCTCATAACCAGGCCCTTTTGAATCTGTGCACCTCCACCGCCATGGTTCAGGAGCTGAGTGACAAGGGCATTCAGCACACGGATCTCTGGCAGCGAGGGGTAGACACCGAACTGTTCAGTCCTGAACTGCGCAGCAATGCCATGCGTCAACGCCTCACGGGTGATCAAGACGACCGCGGTGCTCTGCTGCTCTACGTGGGCCGGCTTTCCGCCGAGAAGCAGATCGAGCGCATCAAACCCGTGCTCGAAGCACTTCCCGATGCTCGTCTGGCGCTGGTCGGCGACGGACCCCACCGCCAGCAGCTGGAAAAGCATTTCGAAGGCACGGCCACCACATTTGTGGGCTATCTCGCCGGTGAAGAGCTGGCCAGCGCCTATGCAAGCGGTGATGCCTTCCTCTTCCCCTCCAGTACGGAGACTCTCGGACTGGTCCTGCTGGAAGCGATGGCAGCCGGTTGCCCTGTGGTAGGAGCCAATCGCGGCGGCATTCCCGACATCATCACCGACGGCGTCAATGGCTGTTTGTATGAACCCGACGGCAATGATGGAGGTGCTGCCAGCCTGATCACAGCCACGCGTCGCCTGCTAGGCAATGACATCGAACGCCAGTCGCTGCGAAGAGCTGCCCGGGACGAAGCGGAACGCTGGGGCTG
- a CDS encoding NAD-dependent epimerase/dehydratase family protein, with translation MKVLVLGGDGFCGWPCAVNLADQGHDVVIVDNLSRRKIDIDLEVESLTPIANIGDRLKAWQETGGKPMRFVHMDIAHEYQRLVDLLNQEKPEAVVHFAEQRAAPYSMKSSATKRYTVDNNVNGTHNLLAAIVESGQDIHVVHLGTMGVYGYGSHRGATIPEGYLKVEVPQPDGSRFEEEILHPASPGSVYHMTKTLDQLLFLYYNKNDKVRITDLHQGIVWGTNTEATDRDPRLTNRFDYDGDYGTVLNRFLMQAAIGYPLTVHGTGGQTRAFIHIRDSVRCVQLALDNPPDQGERVKIFNQMTESHQVGELANKVAALTGAKVNNLPNPRNEAVENDLIVDNRCFIELGLNPTTLDDGLLKEVVEIATRYADRCDRNRILCTSAWTKTQAQAIGSAS, from the coding sequence GTGAAAGTTCTCGTTCTCGGTGGTGACGGCTTCTGCGGCTGGCCCTGCGCCGTGAATCTGGCGGATCAGGGCCACGATGTTGTGATCGTGGACAACCTGAGCCGGCGCAAGATCGACATCGATCTGGAGGTTGAATCACTCACACCAATTGCGAACATCGGTGATCGCCTCAAAGCCTGGCAGGAGACAGGCGGCAAGCCCATGCGCTTCGTCCATATGGACATTGCGCATGAATATCAGCGCCTGGTGGATCTGCTCAACCAGGAAAAACCCGAAGCTGTGGTGCACTTCGCGGAGCAGCGCGCAGCTCCCTATTCGATGAAAAGCAGCGCAACCAAGCGCTACACCGTTGACAACAACGTCAATGGCACCCACAACCTGCTGGCCGCCATCGTGGAATCCGGCCAAGACATTCATGTGGTCCACCTGGGCACCATGGGCGTCTACGGGTATGGCTCGCACAGAGGCGCCACCATCCCTGAGGGCTATCTGAAGGTGGAGGTCCCCCAACCCGATGGCAGCCGCTTTGAGGAAGAAATCCTTCATCCAGCCAGCCCCGGCAGCGTCTATCACATGACCAAGACGCTGGATCAGTTGCTCTTCCTCTACTACAACAAGAACGACAAGGTGCGCATCACGGACCTGCATCAGGGCATCGTCTGGGGCACGAACACAGAGGCGACGGATCGCGACCCAAGGCTCACAAATCGTTTTGATTACGACGGCGACTACGGAACCGTGCTCAATCGCTTCCTGATGCAGGCGGCCATTGGCTATCCACTCACCGTGCACGGCACAGGAGGCCAGACCCGTGCCTTCATCCACATCCGCGACTCCGTGCGCTGCGTCCAGCTGGCCCTGGACAATCCCCCCGACCAAGGCGAACGGGTCAAGATCTTCAACCAGATGACTGAAAGCCATCAGGTGGGCGAGTTGGCCAACAAAGTGGCCGCACTCACCGGAGCCAAGGTGAACAACCTGCCCAACCCTCGCAATGAAGCTGTTGAAAACGACCTGATCGTGGACAATCGTTGTTTCATTGAGCTGGGGCTCAACCCCACAACACTCGACGACGGTCTGTTGAAAGAAGTGGTGGAAATCGCCACTCGTTACGCCGATCGCTGCGATCGCAACCGCATCCTCTGCACCTCTGCCTGGACCAAAACCCAGGCACAAGCCATCGGCTCCGCCTCCTGA
- a CDS encoding SpoIID/LytB domain-containing protein has product MSRSAPDAVFRLLPWIWLPVCAALGCQAEVIEQQVIEQPSPQSEVVAVPTHRGVPLPPSARNSVLWVSLDDHLGVGTRPDRSAAQLTLISAGAAPLQLRDRTGKLVSSADRLRFSWRLVALPEPLDVARRVAGPFASFESADQIAQRWGAQGVKAQVAHPGEWEVWAPADAQDLSGVSLRDVSERISSVVMPVLEGPTGGRTLQGPLQVQASDGMRWKGGVLRGPFRLQADAYGSWTLLEKLPLERYLEGVVPHEIGAGSPAAALQAQAVLARTWALANSHRFALDGYHLCSDTQCQVYSDPRMASPSVRQAIRATAGEVLLWDGQPIHAVYHATNGGVSAHAEEAWDMEPLPYVRVQADGLSSWGQSLSLPLSSNQGVQSLLKGGDGAYGAGHPRFRWSRVYTAGQLGQALAAAGQGNAAPTSISVQKRGPSGRVLSLELDRDRGAAPVVLKLDAIRRTLRRLPSTLFVVEAEGAGVWRFRGGGFGHGVGLSQAGAIDLADRGWSAQRILQHYYPGTQLGPFTVPAGSVPAEAP; this is encoded by the coding sequence ATGTCTCGTTCTGCACCAGATGCAGTCTTCAGACTCCTCCCCTGGATCTGGCTTCCGGTCTGTGCTGCCCTGGGCTGTCAGGCCGAGGTCATTGAGCAGCAGGTAATTGAGCAGCCTTCTCCTCAGTCTGAGGTTGTTGCGGTTCCGACTCATCGAGGCGTTCCCTTGCCGCCCTCGGCCAGGAATTCCGTTCTCTGGGTATCACTCGATGATCATCTCGGGGTGGGAACGCGGCCCGATCGATCGGCTGCTCAATTGACGTTGATCAGCGCGGGAGCGGCTCCTCTGCAACTGCGTGATCGGACCGGAAAGCTTGTGTCGTCGGCTGACCGGCTGCGCTTCAGCTGGCGACTGGTTGCTCTTCCGGAACCTCTCGACGTGGCCCGACGTGTTGCGGGACCCTTCGCGAGTTTCGAGTCTGCGGACCAGATCGCCCAGCGATGGGGTGCTCAGGGGGTGAAGGCTCAGGTGGCCCATCCAGGCGAATGGGAGGTTTGGGCTCCTGCTGATGCGCAGGATCTTTCAGGTGTGTCATTGCGCGATGTCAGTGAGCGCATCAGCAGTGTGGTGATGCCCGTGCTCGAGGGCCCCACGGGTGGTCGAACCCTGCAGGGGCCTCTGCAGGTGCAAGCTTCCGACGGCATGCGCTGGAAGGGTGGGGTTCTGCGTGGACCGTTCCGTCTTCAGGCGGATGCCTACGGCAGCTGGACGTTGCTGGAGAAGCTTCCGCTCGAGCGTTATCTCGAGGGTGTGGTGCCCCACGAGATCGGAGCCGGATCCCCAGCGGCGGCGTTACAGGCCCAGGCCGTGCTGGCCCGCACCTGGGCTTTGGCCAACAGCCATCGCTTCGCTCTGGATGGATATCACCTCTGCAGTGACACCCAATGCCAGGTGTACAGCGATCCACGGATGGCCAGCCCATCGGTGCGACAGGCCATCCGTGCCACGGCTGGTGAGGTTTTGTTGTGGGATGGGCAGCCGATTCATGCCGTGTATCACGCCACCAATGGCGGAGTCAGTGCTCACGCTGAGGAGGCCTGGGATATGGAGCCACTGCCCTACGTGAGGGTGCAGGCGGATGGCCTGAGCTCCTGGGGTCAGTCGCTCTCCCTGCCTCTGAGCAGCAACCAGGGTGTGCAGTCTCTGCTGAAAGGCGGGGATGGTGCTTATGGAGCAGGTCATCCCCGGTTTCGCTGGAGTCGCGTCTACACCGCAGGACAGCTTGGTCAGGCACTTGCCGCTGCCGGTCAGGGGAATGCTGCTCCCACATCGATCAGCGTGCAGAAGCGCGGGCCCAGTGGCCGGGTGCTCTCGCTTGAACTTGACCGGGATCGTGGAGCGGCGCCTGTGGTTCTGAAACTGGATGCCATCCGGCGCACCCTTCGCCGTTTGCCCAGCACGTTGTTTGTTGTTGAAGCTGAAGGGGCGGGGGTCTGGCGCTTCCGAGGCGGAGGGTTTGGCCATGGAGTGGGGCTGTCCCAGGCAGGTGCAATCGATCTGGCCGATCGCGGTTGGAGTGCTCAGCGGATCCTTCAGCACTATTACCCCGGAACCCAGTTGGGGCCATTCACAGTGCCTGCCGGGTCCGTACCTGCTGAGGCCCCCTAA
- a CDS encoding tetratricopeptide repeat protein, which yields MNSFLPQTYLLGLIGLLAIAAVIAGRQLLRVRRDELELIRLEQSEAGSSKDAGDLYELACVQLRKRLYPKATATLRQAVKRLNQEPQEARALIQNALGFSLAAQKDFSGAVRHYKFALQAKQDYPVALNNLAFAQERLLNREEAAELYRKVLTLDPANKTAKNRLKRLERTAKGRTSSSFIEPQKNSPESPDGRGF from the coding sequence ATGAATTCCTTCCTGCCGCAGACCTACCTGCTTGGGCTGATCGGCTTGCTTGCAATTGCTGCCGTCATTGCAGGTCGTCAGCTTCTACGAGTGCGTCGTGATGAATTGGAGCTCATTCGTCTCGAGCAGTCCGAAGCCGGATCCTCCAAAGATGCCGGTGATCTTTATGAGCTCGCCTGTGTCCAACTACGCAAGCGTTTGTACCCGAAGGCCACAGCGACATTGCGTCAGGCCGTGAAACGCCTGAACCAAGAACCTCAGGAAGCACGGGCACTGATCCAGAACGCACTGGGATTTTCTCTGGCTGCTCAGAAGGATTTTTCTGGCGCTGTGCGTCATTACAAATTCGCTCTGCAGGCGAAGCAGGATTATCCAGTGGCCCTCAACAATCTCGCCTTTGCACAGGAGCGACTTCTCAACAGGGAGGAGGCAGCTGAGCTGTACCGCAAAGTGCTAACGCTTGACCCCGCGAACAAAACAGCAAAAAACCGACTGAAACGTTTGGAGCGGACAGCCAAAGGTCGAACAAGCAGCTCATTCATTGAACCGCAGAAGAACTCACCAGAGAGCCCTGACGGCAGGGGCTTCTGA
- the rplT gene encoding 50S ribosomal protein L20, translated as MARVKRGNVARKRRNKILRLARGFRGSNGTLFRTANQRVMKALCNAYRDRRRRKRDFRRLWIARINAAARLNGVSYSRLIGGLKKADVRLNRKMLAQMAVVDPSSFANVVNATQA; from the coding sequence ATGGCACGCGTTAAAAGAGGCAACGTCGCCCGTAAGCGGCGCAACAAGATCCTCCGCCTGGCTCGCGGCTTCCGCGGCAGCAACGGAACCCTCTTCCGCACCGCCAATCAGCGGGTCATGAAGGCTTTATGCAATGCCTACCGTGACCGGCGCCGGCGTAAGCGTGATTTTCGCCGTTTGTGGATTGCCAGAATCAACGCTGCAGCTCGCTTGAATGGGGTGAGTTACAGCCGTTTGATCGGTGGCCTCAAAAAAGCGGATGTACGCCTGAACCGCAAAATGCTGGCACAAATGGCAGTGGTGGACCCCTCCAGCTTCGCCAATGTGGTGAATGCAACTCAGGCTTGA
- the rpmI gene encoding 50S ribosomal protein L35 yields the protein MPKLKTRKAAAKRFKATGTGKFLRRRAFHNHLLDHKSPKLKRHLKTKAVVDRTDEERVALMMPYA from the coding sequence ATGCCCAAGCTCAAGACCCGCAAAGCAGCCGCCAAGCGGTTCAAAGCAACAGGCACAGGCAAATTCCTGCGACGTCGCGCATTTCACAATCACCTCCTGGATCACAAAAGTCCGAAATTGAAGAGACACCTGAAAACGAAAGCTGTCGTTGATCGCACTGACGAAGAGCGCGTGGCCCTGATGATGCCCTACGCCTGA
- a CDS encoding thiazole synthase → MASTPPSTDPLLIGGRQFNSRLFTGTGKYPNLEAMQQSLVRSDCDMVTVAVRRVQTVAAGHAGLMEAIDWTRIWMLPNTAGCANADEAVRVARLGRELAKLAGQEDNTFVKLEVIPDSRHLLPDPFGTLEAAEQLVKEGFTVLPYINADPLLAQRLEEVGCATVMPLGSPIGSGQGLRNASNIALIIENAGVPVVVDAGIGVPSEAAAALEMGADAVLVNSAIALAGNPAAMAEAMGQAVQAGRTAYLSGRLPKLEQASASSPTTGLVK, encoded by the coding sequence ATGGCATCGACCCCGCCCAGCACCGACCCACTTCTGATCGGTGGTCGGCAGTTCAACAGCAGGCTGTTCACCGGCACGGGCAAATATCCCAATCTGGAAGCGATGCAGCAAAGCCTCGTTCGCTCCGATTGCGACATGGTGACCGTGGCCGTCAGGCGCGTGCAAACCGTGGCAGCCGGACATGCCGGCCTGATGGAGGCCATCGACTGGACACGGATCTGGATGCTGCCCAACACCGCAGGCTGTGCCAATGCTGATGAAGCCGTGCGCGTAGCCAGGCTGGGCCGCGAGCTGGCCAAGCTTGCAGGTCAGGAGGACAACACGTTTGTGAAGCTGGAGGTGATTCCTGACAGCCGTCACCTGTTACCTGACCCCTTCGGAACTCTTGAGGCTGCCGAACAGCTTGTGAAGGAAGGATTTACGGTGCTGCCCTACATCAATGCCGATCCGCTGCTTGCACAACGGCTGGAGGAGGTGGGCTGCGCAACAGTGATGCCTCTGGGCTCACCGATCGGATCCGGTCAGGGGCTGCGCAACGCTTCCAACATTGCACTGATCATCGAAAATGCTGGTGTTCCAGTCGTGGTGGACGCAGGGATCGGGGTACCGAGTGAAGCCGCTGCGGCCCTGGAAATGGGTGCTGATGCGGTCTTGGTGAACAGCGCCATTGCCCTGGCGGGCAACCCAGCGGCCATGGCTGAAGCGATGGGTCAGGCCGTTCAAGCGGGTCGCACGGCTTACCTTTCAGGCCGACTTCCGAAACTCGAACAAGCCAGTGCCAGCTCTCCGACCACCGGTCTGGTGAAGTAA
- the psb34 gene encoding photosystem II assembly protein Psb34 — translation MQVTTEDGGRLNAFAKEPRMDVIAKETSRSSASRVLIISGSVLVVALMALTVAIS, via the coding sequence ATGCAGGTCACAACCGAAGACGGTGGACGTCTGAATGCCTTCGCCAAGGAACCGCGCATGGACGTGATTGCCAAGGAAACCAGCCGCAGCAGTGCCTCCAGAGTGTTGATCATCAGCGGCTCAGTACTGGTGGTGGCACTGATGGCCCTGACCGTGGCGATCAGCTGA